The window TATGCTCAACTCCCAACTAATACCGGATTACAGGTTAAAAAGGACTATCTCTCTGGCGTGGGTGACTCTCTTGACCTGGTCGTCCTGGGAGCTTACTAtggcaagggcaaaaggACATCAGTCTATGGTGCtttcttgcttgcttgctaCAACCCTTCTACCGATGTGTATGAGACGGTCTGCAACATTGGCACTGGCTTCTCGGAGCAAGTCCTCGAAGACCTCCATGCCCAGCTCTCCGAAATCACAATTGCCCGCCCCAAGCCTTTCTACTCACACTCTGCAGGCGGGCAGCATCAACCTGATGTGTGGTTCGAACCACGCTACGTGTGGGAGGTCAAGACGGCGGATTTGACGCTCAGCCCTCGGTACAAGGCTGGATGGAAAGAAGGCGTGGATCCAGCAGGCGAGAAGGGCATCAGTCTGCGATTTCCCCGATTCATCAAGATTCGAGACGATAAAAAACCTAATGAAGCAACGAGTAGCAGGCAAGTTGCGGAGATGTACAGGAAACAGGAGAGCGTGACGAAGAATAAGGGTCCGTCAGTGGATGATGACTTTGAATATTaaggggcaaaaaaaaaaaaatagacgGCTTATCTATCTATGGGTATTTCTTTATCTATCACTACCGGGAATGGATGGACAATTGGATTTTATCTTTAGGGACGGGCCTTTGTGTATGAGTTATGAGATGCATTGATTGGTTTCTCTTTGTCTCCTGTCTTGATAGTTTGAGCACTTATTTTGTATTATGCAATATAGCCAAAAATTCAGCTTTTATTCAGCATTACTATTGTCCAAAAGTGGAATGTCAAATAGCTAAGAATCCTCTACGATTTTTGCAAAGTATAGAACTCCTAAATGtcgcaagaaaaaaaaaccgtcCTACAAACTCCATATCCCAACTCTATAATATTGACCCCCCTATCCGTATCATCCGCATCATCCCCCCGGCCGCAAAAGGCTCCTCTGCTCCTCATCCCTCCCTTCATCCATGATTCCGCTCTCCTGCTCTCTTATCCTGGCTCCGGCTCTCATGGGCGCAGAATAGTCGGCTGTTGTCGAGCGCCGCGTCTCGTCTGCGCCGTTGAGGACATACCAAATGTCCTTTTTCGTGAGCAGGCCCTGCAGGACGCCGCGGTCGGTGAAGAGCATGTACCGCAAGCCTAGTTTCTGGAAGTAGGACACGACGAGATGCAAGCGCGTGTGGGAAGGCAGTGTCAGCGGGGTTTGGTCCATCCACGGCCGGAGATCGAGCGTCGTTCGAGGGTCTGCGAGGGGCTGGTGCGAGAAGTAGGCCTCGGTCTCGGGGGGCAGGTTGCGCGGAGACTTGGAGGCTGTTTTGAGATTGTAGCTTAGCTCTGCGCGGGAGATGTAGCCTAGGAGGATGGCGTCTCGGGGGTCGGAGATGACGGGGAAGCCGCGGTGGGGGTGCATCTCGAGGATGCTGTTGAGGGAGGCGATTGTGTGTCCCGTGGCAGTGAGGACGATGAGGTCCTCGACGCGGGTCACGATGTCGGCGACGGGGACGTCGGGAATGGCCACTTCGGCGCTGTTATCGAGGAAGGGGTATTCGTTGAAGTGAATCCAGGACTCGTAGATGCCGCGGCGGGAGAAGGCATCGCCGACCCATTTGGAGATCATGACGGCAATCATGATGGGCAAGACGTAGGTGAGCGCGCCGGTGAGCTCGAacatgatgacgacgatggagaCGGTCATGCGAGTGACGCCTGTgagagccgccgccgctccgACAATGGCATATGTAGCGGGCGTGACGCATGGCGTGTCAGGAGCGCAGGTtcggaagaggaagaagccgcGAGCGTTGTCGACCCAAATCTCCATCAAGATGCCCATGGCACGACCAACCAAGGCGCCGATTGCCATGGACGGCAGGATGATGCCGGCGGGGATCTGGAGGCCAAAAGTGATTgtggaaagaaggaagccgacgagggcggcgaagatgaggaggacaATGGTGCCGGCTGACGCTGCGCCGGTTTTGCACAGGCCAATCTGGTCGTCCAGGTTCTGGGAGCATTCGGTGAATAAATTGGACACAAGGTCGGACGCTTGAAACTTCATGTAGTGGTTCGGATAGTTTACAAGGGCAGTGAGGAGGGCCACTGCCAGGACCTGAGTGATGGGCCCGGGGAGCCAGGATTTGGACTTTTTCCATCGAGCGACGGCCATGttggctttgatgaagaggccgCCATAGACACCCTATGCAGTCTAATTGTTAGCTACTCACAGATTGAATGATGTTGAAGCGAGTCGACTTACGCCGATGATGCCCAGTATGGCGTACGGCAACATCTCAAAGCCCTGCCAGTCGTGGCTATACTTTGTCTGGTACATGACCAGCTTGCCGGACCTAAAGGGGTCGAAAGCCTGGAGGATGACGGCAGCGGACATGGCGCAGACGAAGCTCTGCCACATGGTCTTATCAGGGAAGAAGTATGAAATTTGCTATTTTTCTAGGAATTAGAAACTCAAGACGCCCCCAATCGTTTTGAATTAATGAATCTCTCACCTCGAGACTGAACAGCACTCCTCCAATAGGAGATCCAAACGCAACCGAGATGCCGGaagctgccgcagctgagAGCACTTCTCGTTTTCGTGCTATAACGGAATTTAGCTAAAAATCCAAAATAAGATTGGGGTCTTCGGCAAATTCGAAATTTACCTTCATTGTCGTTGATGTTGGAAAAGAGCTTGATAAACACGTTTGCGCAGCAACATGCTACATGCACCAAGGGGCCTTCTTTTCCCAGCCACATTCCCGACGACACAGCAAGAACCTGCCCATAGTAAGCCCAACATTCACGAACAAAAGACTATAGACAAAGCTTACCAGACCAAAAGACTTTGTCACCAACGTCCACGGGCCCAGGAACTTGCGAATGACAAACCCCCCCAGGACGGTCTTGATCTCGGGGATACCGCTGTGCTTGGCATAGATGGCATATTCCTGCACCAGCAGTGCCGCACAGTACGCAAAGAGGACCccaaaggccaagaagaaaaagtactCAATGAACCACTTGCCGGCCGCCGAGTGGATGCCAAGCGCCTCGCTCCAGAAGCGCCATCCCGCGCACTTGGAGCCCTGGTCGTAGCCGTAGCAGCAAAAGTTCTTGTTGAGGTAAAAGTGGCCTCCCTCGGGCCCGCTCGCGCAGAAGCCGAGCTTGATGTCGCCCAGCCAGTCGGTCGTGATGTCGATGAGGGCCGCAATGACGCCCACCGCCAGGCccgtcagcagcagcacgatCCAGACCTGGCTGGCGTCCAGCAGGTGCCGGATGTAgctgacgatgccgccgcccgAGCTCGACGACAGCACGCGCAGGCGCTGGCGCTCCTTTGTGTACTCGAAGATCCAGTCGATGGCCGTCAGGTCCTCGTAGGCGACGCGCCGCCCGGGGCCCTCGGCGTACCAGTCGTTGGGGAGCCCGTCCTTGCTGGGGTTggggctgttgctgccaaagacTTGGTCTCGCAGCGAGCCCGTCAGCGAGGCAAGCGAGGCCGAGTGCTGGTGGCCATGGTTATGCTTATGATTGTTTGGGCGCTGGTGATGCGACTGtggcggcgacgaagacgagccAGCGAGCGTCGAAAAGACTCGCAGCGGGTTCGACAGCAGCGCGGGCTTCTGCCTGCGCTTGAAGGACAGCGGCGCGCCGAGGTCGCCGTGGACGGGGTCGGTGTCGAGGATGTCGcgatcgtcgtcgtcgtcgtcgtcgccgagGAAGTCGAGCTCGTCGCGGTCTTCGGACGAGGCTGGAGTGACGATGACGGGCGTGtgcgatgacgacgacgagggctggtgctgctctcGCGGGCCGGCTCCAGACATGATGCGCCGCGGTCTATTCCATCTCCTCGGCCGGGGGCGAACAAGAATCCAATGGGCAGAACGCTGTCGTTTTGTATAGAGGCTCGAGACAGCTGAGACTAAGCAGCGCAAGGGCGGGTTTCTGGAGTGGATGGTGATTGGCTGGCGGGGCTCTGGCGTTTTGGTTTACAGCCACTTTGGAGGCATAGAGTCAATGACTTTGATACTGCAAACTCATCTCACATGATATTGTTTCCTTGTACAAATCGCATTTCAGGGCACAGTCATCTTCCAACGTTAAACTCTGTCCATATTTTCTCTTGGAAATCACAATGCAGAACCTATATTCCACTGCCTAAGGCCTATCCATCCGCAAAAAATCTTAAAAGATGGACTCACAACAAGATAAACCCGaatcagctgctgcagccgccaCTTCTCAGCAAGACGAAGCAAACATTCTTAAAATCCAGTCTCTTGTCCAGGCGCAAGATGACACCCAGCGATTTGTTGGATTGGCGCTTCTAAAGTCCGTCCTGGACAACTCTCCCGAGCTCCAGCAGGATCATGGCGTTGTCCAAAGGCTGTGGGATAGCCTCCCCGCCAAGTTTCTCGATAGGCTTCTGCGCACGGGGTCAAACCCGTCGAAAAAGGATTCGAAAGAAATGCTTGGTTTGGCCGTGTCTGTTTTGCACACGTTTGCTGCTCTCTTGCCCGAAGGGGCTACGTCTCAGCCAAAGTTTACGGATAGGATACCTAGGCTTGTTAGTGCTGTGTTGAATGGGTAAGCCAGGTTCTCTGATATTCCATTTTTCGCGCATCTGTTGTTTCCATATTTGCTAAGGCGTTTGAATAGATCTGAAGAAACAGTAAATATGTTGTTACAGCTGCTCTATACTCTTGTGAGCTGTCAAGAAGGCGCCATGGCACTTGTGAGAATAGACGATTTGAGCTCCATCACAGAGATTGCGCCATCACACGCAATCGCAATGGACATTCTACTACACGCTTGGCTCAATGCCATGGTTGTTGTCGACGACACATCCTATCTAGCTGATCATATAGATGCCAATGTGCAATCTCTTGTAGCTTCATTCCGAGGCACTGACGCAGTGACGCTTCTCGAGTTTCTGGGGCAGCTACTGCGGCAAGCGAGCTCAGAGGTGAGCACAGCTACCTACAAAAGGCATGGCATGAATCATCTTACTAAATGTTTCTTTGTTCCAGGTCATCCCAACAAATCCAAAGTGGCTCAGTGCAGTCGTCAGCTATATTCGAAATCTTGTAACCAGTCGACCAAACTCTGCAGCCCGGTCAGCCTACACAAACGCTgccgcttctcttcttcgcgtTTACCCCACTGCAGCTTCAGAATCACTATTCAGGGTTGAAAAAAGCGACGAAAAGCCATTTTCCTATTTATTCGTCAACCTTCTCCTAATCGATATTCGCTCTTCGGCACCCTTGTTGCTGGAGCAGCTCAACAAACCGGGATATTCAAATCTGTCCCGTCGACTCGCATCTGCATTTGACATAATATGCATCTTCATCGGGCATTTGGTTCGCTCATTGGAAGATGAGTCGCTGGAGAGTCTCATCATGTCGCCAGACAATCTCCTCCAACTTCGCAAGGGCATATCGGAAACCATGTCCGTAACCATTGAATACCTGCGCGACAGATGGGATGCCGCCTATGCTGGAGCCATGGGACTGCATCCAGACGCTCGATCTGGGAAGGCGGAGACTTCAATGGGAT is drawn from Trichoderma atroviride chromosome 7, complete sequence and contains these coding sequences:
- a CDS encoding uncharacterized protein (EggNog:ENOG41~TransMembrane:1 (o575-593i)), encoding MDSQQDKPESAAAAATSQQDEANILKIQSLVQAQDDTQRFVGLALLKSVLDNSPELQQDHGVVQRLWDSLPAKFLDRLLRTGSNPSKKDSKEMLGLAVSVLHTFAALLPEGATSQPKFTDRIPRLVSAVLNGSEETVNMLLQLLYTLVSCQEGAMALVRIDDLSSITEIAPSHAIAMDILLHAWLNAMVVVDDTSYLADHIDANVQSLVASFRGTDAVTLLEFLGQLLRQASSEVIPTNPKWLSAVVSYIRNLVTSRPNSAARSAYTNAAASLLRVYPTAASESLFRVEKSDEKPFSYLFVNLLLIDIRSSAPLLLEQLNKPGYSNLSRRLASAFDIICIFIGHLVRSLEDESLESLIMSPDNLLQLRKGISETMSVTIEYLRDRWDAAYAGAMGLHPDARSGKAETSMGSRLTLTWDSLENLADQDPFVLSAVRALALWLREDENDMLRKEATGLTDMFMDLYRGSLAEKLDFRSPTLVALEALVSFEKGRNLLLQHEGWKTLSQDLCEILRQTNASSAANISEGETSRGIEIIRVLLQVAEESNNTNEEWMNLVTAVAAWDVFLPPQDASPPLVVLELQVAALQLCCALLIKASLGMRRRFAHSVSALVGIAAQLEKGIPKEGALREDIEDVLEVLGNLSQSI
- a CDS encoding uncharacterized protein (TransMembrane:12 (i195-213o277-301i322-345o351-367i379-403o415-435i456-476o488-509i550-570o576-599i620-646o652-670i)), which codes for MSGAGPREQHQPSSSSSHTPVIVTPASSEDRDELDFLGDDDDDDDRDILDTDPVHGDLGAPLSFKRRQKPALLSNPLRVFSTLAGSSSSPPQSHHQRPNNHKHNHGHQHSASLASLTGSLRDQVFGSNSPNPSKDGLPNDWYAEGPGRRVAYEDLTAIDWIFEYTKERQRLRVLSSSSGGGIVSYIRHLLDASQVWIVLLLTGLAVGVIAALIDITTDWLGDIKLGFCASGPEGGHFYLNKNFCCYGYDQGSKCAGWRFWSEALGIHSAAGKWFIEYFFFLAFGVLFAYCAALLVQEYAIYAKHSGIPEIKTVLGGFVIRKFLGPWTLVTKSFGLVLAVSSGMWLGKEGPLVHVACCCANVFIKLFSNINDNEARKREVLSAAAASGISVAFGSPIGGVLFSLEQISYFFPDKTMWQSFVCAMSAAVILQAFDPFRSGKLVMYQTKYSHDWQGFEMLPYAILGIIGGVYGGLFIKANMAVARWKKSKSWLPGPITQVLAVALLTALVNYPNHYMKFQASDLVSNLFTECSQNLDDQIGLCKTGAASAGTIVLLIFAALVGFLLSTITFGLQIPAGIILPSMAIGALVGRAMGILMEIWVDNARGFFLFRTCAPDTPCVTPATYAIVGAAAALTGVTRMTVSIVVIMFELTGALTYVLPIMIAVMISKWVGDAFSRRGIYESWIHFNEYPFLDNSAEVAIPDVPVADIVTRVEDLIVLTATGHTIASLNSILEMHPHRGFPVISDPRDAILLGYISRAELSYNLKTASKSPRNLPPETEAYFSHQPLADPRTTLDLRPWMDQTPLTLPSHTRLHLVVSYFQKLGLRYMLFTDRGVLQGLLTKKDIWYVLNGADETRRSTTADYSAPMRAGARIREQESGIMDEGRDEEQRSLLRPGG